A window of Juglans regia cultivar Chandler chromosome 7, Walnut 2.0, whole genome shotgun sequence contains these coding sequences:
- the LOC108984153 gene encoding probable bifunctional TENA-E protein encodes MEVGKIREEVEKSGMIDTWLRKHSLIYTGATRHPFILGIRDGTVDLSAFKTWLGQDYLFVRAFIPFVASVLIKAWKESYNSSTDMEVILSGMASLNEEISWFRSETPKWGVQLSDIVPQKANQDYCRFLENLMSPDVEYTVAITALWAIEAVYQASFALCLEDGAKTPAELRQTCERWGNDGFRQYCNSLQQIANRHLQKASNDLLTKAEAALLRVLEHEVGFWNMSRGEA; translated from the exons ATGGAGGTGGGAAAGATTAGGGAAGAAGTGGAGAAGAGTGGAATGATCGACACGTGGTTGAGAAAGCACAGTCTGATTTACACCGGAGCTACCAGGCACCCTTTCATCCTCGGTATTCGAGATGGGACCGTCGATCTCTCCGCCTTTAAAACATGGCTG GGACAGGATTACCTGTTTGTTAGAGCATTTATCCCATTTGTAGCAAGTGTATTGATTAAAGCTTGGAAGGAATCGTATAACAGCAGTACGGATATGGAAGTGATATTGAGTGGAATGGCTTCTCTGAATGAGGAGATTTCGTGGTTCAGGAGTGAAACCCCCAAGTGGGGTGTTCAACTATCTGACATTGTTCCTCAGAAAGCAAATCAAGATTATTGCCG ATTTCTGGAGAATTTGATGAGCCCGGATGTTGAATACACTGTGGCTATCACTGCCTTATGGGCCATTGAAGCCGTTTATCAAGCGAGCTTTGCCCTCTGCCTGGAGGATGGGGCGAAGACCCCGGCAGAACTGAGGCAGACTTGCGAAAGATGGGGCAATGATGGCTTCCGTCAGTATTGTAATTCTTTGCAGCAAATTGCTAATCGTCATCTACAGAAGGCGTCCAATGATTTGCTCACAAAAGCTGAAGCAGCATTGCTACGTGTTCTGGAACATGAAGTTGGGTTTTGGAACATGAGCCGTGGTGAGGCCTAG
- the LOC108984157 gene encoding DELLA protein RGL1-like, with the protein MANKVFSFGEEFGFDAVEDNFNWSEKVWESMDKVNGGKYFHQEDLSDEDFNFSQHQQQQVSFSENGFLDDLQFHAASPPLHTCLEEIAKLGEFPTLIPEVEPRKRKRQRFSLASLELLKNYGNRFKQFNGDRVTEPSNDVACTKVEDPKLSTEEIVRLAGAKFIQSTSQAADGPSGLSHPFHLDFCGLSDEERRDVELAESLFASAEKVGSQQFERARKFLNQCDHLSSTTGNPVQRVVYYFSEALREKIDRETGRNTSKDSGKRPSINVEEELMSSSPPTLAAHEELPFSQVTQFAGIQAIIENTVEARKIHIIDLGIRNGVQWTILMQALATRCECPLELLKITAVGTTSKHLLVETGKRLASFAQSLNLPFSFNVVMVSDMLDLREDLFELDADETVAFYSAYILRSIITWPNQLESIMKVVRSINPCIMIVTEVEASHNSPAFVSRFVEALFFFSAFFDCLETFMKRDDQNRMITESKFFGEGIRNIVAAEGEERKIRHVKIDVWRAFFARYGMVETELSRSSLYQATILVKKFHCEKSFTLDMNGKCLITVWKGTPICSLSAWKFLSQQQKGQ; encoded by the coding sequence ATGGCAAacaaggtgttttcttttggAGAGGAGTTTGGCTTTGATGCAGTTGAAGATAACTTCAACTGGTCCGAGAAAGTTTGGGAGAGTATGGACAAGGTGAATGGTGGGAAATACTTCCATCAAGAGGATTTATCAGATGAAGATTTCAATTTCTCCcaacatcaacaacaacaaGTATCTTTCTCAGAAAATGGGTTTCTTGATGATCTGCAGTTCCATGCTGCATCTCCACCGCTTCATACATGTTTAGAGGAAATTGCAAAACTTGGTGAATTCCCAACTCTAATCCCAGAAGTTGAACCCCGGAAGAGGAAGCGGCAACGATTTTCTTTAGCCTCCCTTGAGCTCCtaaaaaattatggaaataGGTTCAAACAGTTTAATGGGGACAGAGTAACAGAGCCAAGTAATGATGTCGCATGCACGAAGGTGGAAGACCCGAAACTGTCAACTGAGGAAATCGTGAGGCTAGCTGGCGCAAAGTTcatccagtccacttcccaagCCGCCGATGGTCCGTCCGGGCTTAGCCATCCTTTTCATCTTGACTTCTGTGGCCTTTCCGATGAGGAGAGAAGAGATGTGGAGCTGGCTGAATCCCTTTTTGCTTCTGCTGAAAAGGTGGGCTCCCAACAGTTTGAGCGTGCAAGGAAGTTTCTCAACCAGTGCGATCACTTGTCTTCCACTACGGGGAACCCCGTCCAGCGAGTAGTTTACTATTTTTCTGAAGCTCTGAGAGAGAAGATTGATCGTGAGACAGGAAGAAACACATCAAAAGACTCGGGAAAAAGACCATCTATCAATGTTGAGGAGGAATTAATGAGTTCAAGCCCCCCCACGCTTGCAGCTCATGAAGAACTTCCCTTTTCCCAGGTTACACAATTTGCAGGGATTCAAGCCATCATAGAAAACACGGTGGAGGCGAGGAAGATTCACATAATTGATCTTGGCATCCGTAATGGGGTGCAATGGACGATCTTGATGCAAGCCCTTGCAACTAGATGTGAATGCCCTCTTGAGCTTCTTAAGATTACTGCCGTTGGAACTACTTCAAAACATTTGCTCGTGGAAACAGGTAAGAGGTTGGCAAGTTTTGCGCAGTCCTTGAACTTGCCATTTTCTTTCAACGTGGTTATGGTATCAGACATGCTAGATCTCAGAGAAGATCTTTTCGAGCTAGATGCTGATGAAACAGTTGCCTTTTATTCTGCATACATACTGAGGAGCATCATTACTTGGCCAAATCAACTGGAATCTATAATGAAAGTGGTAAGAAGCATCAATCCATGCATTATGATTGTCACTGAAGTTGAGGCAAGCCACAATTCACCTGCTTTTGTGAGCCGTTTCGTTGAAgctcttttcttcttcagtgCATTCTTTGATTGCCTAGAAACTTTTATGAAACGGGATGATCAAAACAGAATGATCACAGAATCAAAGTTCTTCGGCGAGGGAATCAGGAATATAGTGGCAGCAGAGGGAGAGGAAAGGAAGATCAGGCATGTAAAGATTGATGTTTGGAGAGCTTTCTTTGCTCGGTATGGAATGGTGGAGACAGAATTGAGCAGGTCGTCCTTGTACCAAGCAACCATTCTggttaaaaaatttcattgtgAGAAGTCTTTCACGCTTGATATGAACGGGAAATGCCTGATTACTGTGTGGAAGGGTACTCCAATTTGTTCTCTTTCCGCCTGGAAGTTCCTTTCACAACAGCAGAAAGGTCAATGA